accctctgtttctttcttcaagttgccattcttaagccattgccaggtcttggtgatgtccgaATTTtaacttatattgtgcaaatattgaccgttcaggggcatatttctccatttttatgctcggttcttgacttgttctttcttttaggtctgttttgtttcattggtgttgaatagtttcgcattcttgaccatttgaagtgcatcttcttcactgtcccttatatattcttcaaggcctcttttctcctcctctactgtttgatggacttgcagaattcctcttccacctgagctgcgagggaggtatagcctatctacatcactgcgggggtgcagagcatgattgatggtcatgattttcctggtcttacgatccagcatctctagctctgcctgggtccagtctattatttctgcagtgtatctgataacaggtatagaccaggtgtttatggcttgtatgatgttcctgccattgagtttggacttgaggatttttctgactctcctgatgtattcacttccaatttttcttttaacttcagtgtgtgcgatgttatcagcctggagaatgcccaagtatttgtaaggttctttctcttccaggttcttgatgttgcttccattgggcagttctattccttctgtttttcttattttccctctgttcattattaatgcagtacacttgtctagtccaaactccactgctatatcgctactgaatatatggacagtgtttagcagtgattcgatttctgactgggactttccatacaacttcagatcgtccatgtacagcagatggttgattttactggatgttttagatgtttggtatccgaggtttgttctgtttagtatttgtcaaagtcatggcgattacaaacaatagaggggatagtgagtccccttggaaaatgcctcttctaatgctaacctgtccaagtgtctcgccattgattgttaactgtgtactccacatgctcattgcttttttaaataaatatctgaatgtttttgctgacaccagttgtttctaaacattttagtatccatgtgtgaggcaatgaattgaaggctttcttgtagtcaatccatgcaacacttagattggtttttcttctcttgcagttttctaaaatcattttgtcaatcagcagctggtcttttgtgcctctggtgtttgggcaatttcctttctgttcaactggaagctgtttgttagttaataagtgttgcatcacttcatctgctattattccagttaataatttgaacatggttggcaggcaggttatcggtctataattacttggaactgcaccttttgctgggtctttcataatgagatgagttttcccagccattattcaatatcaccgcctttcataatgtgattgaactgttttgatagttgtttatgaaggcttgttaggtgtttaagccagaagccatgcagttcatcgtcgcctggcgcagtccaatttttaattttctttgccctTTCAcgtattaattctggtgttattattagatcttgcatttgttggttacatttttcgacctctttcatccagcctgcttttttattataatctattggattgtcccataatttccgccagaactgcactgtttcttctttatttggtgtttctacgtttcttgcagtttctccttctatgctttggtagaaacgtctctgattcgactggaattggagattctgcctgtgttgtgtaattctggcttcatatctgctaatctttgacactgctgttatttgctgctttattatttccaggacttctctaattttccttgaatcgagatggtatttttggatcagatactgtttggtgttttcattcttcagtttcttgtctttcatatctttcaatttactagcatctgatctaagcctggagattttattttctaatcgaatcttccatttaggtgatgtactgctttctttttttacaggtccactgatcttatatccgagctcttgtgttgttattgttgctgcactgtacattagttggtttgtttcttgcaaattcttggttgttatttctgcaagtgtagcattgacatcttttaatgcctgagcaagttttttttttggcaactgtttttagagcgggaagtcgaaccctggtggttgtttggttcatgtgctcagttattttttgctttagttcttgtttcttttctgttatacggcatttgggtttttgaggtcaaggcaaaggggaggttgcctggttttgattttgaaacagttcagcaacggtggtatcctctatttccaacacctcctccacctgcgcctgagcaactgcttcagttggtggtaattcttcttcgatatcttgagcctgtgttgctctttgcagttcttccagctcaactcctgtaaatactttatttcttattatgaatcttctctggtctgctagcctttgttctgttatttctgtatctggatgcttctctttccaaatttggtacattctttttaaataacctcttctagttggactagacttgtaatagttGGACTAGAGTTGGAATAGTTGTTCTAGTTgtactagacttgtaatagcagatcattatttccttgttggcattttttgtatatttttttcggttaagcaacgtttcttccagtagctttgctgtctccagccctggttgctcaactgaagatcctgagtcctgtagcccacttgccaccagatgtccagggactatagcacctggcgcggtccttgttgacccgggcgacgaccgatccgctatagatttattaaagttacgtctcaccatattgttgatgggagaggcactctttgtctggcttctctggtgagacctgtccagtatggttggacctctggcatagctctcaccttcatcagagcacacaagccccacaaccacgtcaagctagtgcctcactggggggcacTACCCATTActattttactattttattttattattattatttcttgtttacacagtcagacaggtgttattgactggtttgttttatccagacatcgagtccttcccaaggacctgggatgccagaattttattgtcaatggttatagatatcgtcgcagaatataggctgttcccagtaaagctgctttttgtaattggctgatggtgatttctgtggcccctatggtgttgaggtgctcttcaaggtcttttggaactgcacccagggcgccaattaccactgggattattttggtcttcttcttcttcttcttcttcttcttcttcttcttcttcttattgatttctatgctgcccttccaaaaatggctcagggcggtttacacagagaaataacaaataaataagatggaacatgTTCCCAGCTATCCGTTTTGGGCATGAAGATGGAGCAGAAGACTGACTGTAGCTTGCACACAAGGAACAGGAGTACATTACTATGGGTTCAGATTGCAGCTGAATACTCAAGTCAATACATTGCTCCAATATTCTTTGAAGTTTTGCAGTAGCCACCTAGTTACAATTTGGCCAGTAGCCTCACATTTATCTAATTGGATGGAGAGCAAGGGTGAAAgtcacaaacaaaaaaccaagggCTAGTGCTCATGAAGCTTTAGTTTGCTGggcaatgaccgaataaacttatctgTCTTAAGCTTTAGTAGTAATACATAATGAACCTCACATTTCCTATGTGTTGTCTAATGTTAAGTGCTCTATGTACATTATTAGTCTCATGTATAGAGATGGGTATAGGGCagagctgctcagcttcagccctcctgcagatgctggcctacaactcccataatccttggctattggccactgtgactggggatcaaaggagttgtagtccaaaagcagctgggggggcctaagtggagcaggcctggtatagagaCTActaagacctgggttcaaattcccactcagtcaCACAAAGTTCACAAGGTGACCTTGGGATTGTCACTATCTTAGCCTAGCattcttcacagggttgctgtaaaaagaaaacaaagtaaCTATGTGCAGCCCTTGAGCTCATTGAAAGAAAGACCAGGATAGTTATATAGTCTTGAATAAGGGACATATGCCCTTCACTTCTATGAGTGCTCTTAAATTTTGCAGGAAAGCTTGAATGAGCAAAAGTGTCACTGTTCCTTAACTTTTTGAAATACAATGCCTGGTCCATAGTTTCAGCAAGATCTCATGGAATATCAATCTAgctctgtaccacttcagattgttaGTGGGGCTTTGCTCAGTGCAACATCCAATGAATGCTAAAAGCCATGACTTGCTGGGTAAACCAGATTGTTTGAATTCACATATTCCCTGTTCTCCCACTTCTGAGGATGCATCTGTTGCTAGTAGTTAATTCCCATTTAATGAGCcctaggggggtgggggtggggacatgaTTCATTTCTGTTCTTTCTGCTCTGATCATTGACCCCTTGGCAGGTACACTGGGTGCAATTTAGggatttttgcttttttaaagtaaTGGTTGGCATGTGTGGATACATTGATCAAAGTACAAGTGTTCAAAAAGCAAATATATTTAGCCTAGAGAACAGACCTTGGACTATCACTTTAGTTGTCATTAACTTATTAAATCTATCTGCTTCCAAGATTATCTTTGCCCCTTTAATAAGTTGGCAGCTGATGCAACAAGGAGGAATTGCCTCTATAAAAGCTCATGCAGACCAGCTGAGCAAGTATGTCCAGGTGACTACAGGAGATTTTGAGAAATACATCGACTAATGGAAAACTATTCAAAGATGATGCAGTGTTTGAAAGCTGTCATCGTCGTCTTAGTTTGTTCAGTCCTGCTTACTCAGGTAAGAATGCAAGAGACTCCTGGTTTTGGAATTCCAATGTATTTCAACATTATCTATGTTCATTTGTGTGCATTTTAGCTCTGTATAAGGAAATCATTATTGAATGgagcctggtctacacatgcagcagaatgggaCGGAAGAACACCAAGGCTGTAGAGTGAACAATAACTTCAGGAGAAGCAtcatatttttgaatgctccaATATAGTTCTTTCTTAATTCTTGTTTGAAAAGAAAATACACAACCAAACACACCTAGTTGACCAGGAAGCAAGCTTCTTGCCAGGCCTGCTCCCTGCTTTTCTATTTTCATGGTTTTgtcctccccttttaaaaaaatttagggcAAAAATCTGGTCCCCTACCTGTAGGCTGAAGTGTTACAGTTCATTTTACACCTCAAAAGTCTACCAACATATTTTGCTACATGTGTAGACCAAGGCACAGTCTAGTTGgttggttgtgctgttgagtcggtgtcaacttctggcgaccacagagccatgtggttttcttggcagagtacaggaggagtttaccattgccatctcctaggcagtatgagatgatttcagcactttcctatatcactgctgcttgacataggagtttcctatattctgggaaacatactagcaggaattcaaaccaacagcctcctgctctccaggcaggttgtttccccactgtgccattaggtggctgacagtCTAATGAAGAAGATTTAATGTCTGAAAGGTTTCCAGTACAATGTGTCACACTGCAATTATGTTTCAGATACACTGTGCCTCACTGCATCCTCAAAACTCTCAGCTGGTAAGGCAGAAGAGAATGACACCTTTCTGGAGAGAGATGTTGAGGCCACTTGGAGCACCATGCAGAAACAACAA
Above is a window of Hemicordylus capensis ecotype Gifberg chromosome 2, rHemCap1.1.pri, whole genome shotgun sequence DNA encoding:
- the LEAP2 gene encoding liver-expressed antimicrobial peptide 2; this translates as MENYSKMMQCLKAVIVVLVCSVLLTQIHCASLHPQNSQLVRQKRMTPFWREMLRPLGAPCRNNNDCITRICRNHHCSLRTAQK